The following are encoded together in the Zingiber officinale cultivar Zhangliang chromosome 8A, Zo_v1.1, whole genome shotgun sequence genome:
- the LOC122008910 gene encoding cytochrome P450 72A397-like: MSLVACSWSAAVWAAAGLLAALAAVAFNWAWWRPRRLERALRAQGLRGTPYRFLHGDLPEEGRLNADALSKPMPLSHDVAARAVPFLHRAMSEFGSTSFSWYGTTPRITVTDLDSINEIFLDKFGRFGRFGNVHPIGRFLSTGLISYEGAKWIKHRRILNPAFHAEKLKRMLPAFSACCSDLVSRWEGLIGSEDYCELDVWPQLQYFTGDVISRAAFGSNYEEGRRIFQLQSQIADLVINAIQTVYIPGSRFLPTPMNNKIKGVDGEIGMLLKDILRKREEALKMGEASSDDLLGLLMESNMKQYREHGNNKDVGMTIEEVIAECKLFYFAGQETTSVLLTWTMVVLSMHPDWQTKAREEVLQVFGQRKPELDGLNHLKIVTMILYEVLRLYPPLPLMRRRTNKTIKIGNIICPPGSLLALPVISIHHDPNFWGNTANEFKPERFAEGIANASKDQVAFFPFSGGPRVCIGQNFALLEAKMFLSMILQRFSFELSPAYAHAPRLIVTLQPQYGAPLRLHKL, from the exons ATGTCCTTGGTAGCGTGTTCATGGAGCGCTGCGGTCTGGGCCGCGGCGGGGCTTCTGGCGGCGTTGGCCGCGGTGGCCTTTAACTGGGCCTGGTGGCGGCCGAGGCGCCTGGAGCGAGCACTCCGGGCGCAGGGACTCCGAGGCACCCCTTACCGCTTCCTCCACGGCGACCTCCCGGAGGAGGGCCGCCTCAACGCCGACGCACTCTCCAAGCCCATGCCGCTCTCCCACGACGTCGCTGCGCGCGCCGTTCCCTTTCTCCACCGCGCCATGAGTGAGTTCG GGAGCACGTCGTTCAGCTGGTACGGGACTACGCCTCGAATCACCGTTACAGATCTGGATTCGATCAACGAGATTTTTCTGGACAAATTTGGACGATTTGGGCGATTTGGAAATGTGCACCCCATTGGCCGGTTTTTGTCTACCGGACTCATAAGCTACGAAGGCGCGAAGTGGATCAAGCATAGGAGGATCCTCAACCCCGCTTTCCACGCCGAGAAGCTGAAG CGGATGTTGCCGGCATTTTCTGCTTGTTGTAGCGATTTGGTGAGCAGATGGGAGGGTTTGATCGGTTCAGAGGATTATTGTGAATTAGATGTTTGGCCTCAATTGCAATATTTTACTGGAGATGTGATTTCAAGAGCAGCGTTTGGTAGCAATTATGAAGAAGGTAGACGAATATTTCAACTTCAATCTCAGATAGCTGACCTCGTAATCAATGCTATCCAAACTGTGTATATCCCGGGTTCCAG GTTCCTGCCCACCCCGATGAACAATAAAATTAAAGGTGTCGATGGGGAGATTGGAATGCTTTTAAAAGATATACTGAGAAAGCGAGAAGAGGCTTTGAAAATGGGTGAAGCAAGCAGTGATGACCTTTTGGGCTTGCTGATGGAATCCAATATGAAACAATACAGAGAACATGGGAACAACAAGGATGTTGGGATGACCATTGAAGAGGTAATAGCTGAATGCAAGCTATTTTACTTTGCAGGGCAAGAAACGACATCGGTGTTATTGACATGGACAATGGTAGTCTTGAGCATGCACCCTGACTGGCAAACAAAGGCCAGAGAGGAGGTTCTTCAAGTCTTTGGGCAACGCAAACCAGAGCTTGATGGATTGAATCACTTAAAGATT GTGACAATGATTCTATATGAGGTTCTTAGACTTTACCCACCCTTGCCTCTCATGCGAAGAAGAACAAACAAGACAATAAAGATTGGAAATATAATCTGTCCACCAGGATCACTGCTTGCCTTGCCTGTGATCTCCATTCACCACGACCCAAATTTCTGGGGCAACACTGCCAACGAATTCAAACCGGAGAGATTTGCTGAAGGGATCGCCAATGCGTCGAAAGATCAGGTTGCTTTCTTTCCATTTAGTGGGGGACCTCGAGTTTGTATCGGACAAAACTTTGCATTGCTAGAGGCTAAGATGTTTCTGAGTATGATTCTTCAACGCTTTTCGTTTGAACTCTCTCCAGCTTATGCTCATGCTCCTCGTCTTATTGTAACTCTACAACCTCAGTATGGTGCTCCATTAAGGTTGCATAAGCTGTAG
- the LOC122008909 gene encoding mitogen-activated protein kinase 10-like gives MQKDPRKKNAPELDFFSEYGDASRYNIQEVIGKGSYGVVCSAIDTYTGGRVAIKKINGIFEHISDAARILREIKLLRLLRHPDIVEIKHIMLPPSRRSFKDIFVVFELMESDLHQVIKANDDLTREHYQFFLYQLLRALKYIHTANVYHRDLKPKNILANANCKLKICDFGLARVAFHDTPTTIFWTDYVATRWYRAPELCGSFFSKYTPAIDIWSIGCIFAEVLTGKPLFPGKNVVHQLDLMTDLLGTPSLDTISRIRNEKAKRYLSTMKKKQPVTFAHKFPNADPLALKLLERLLAFDPKDRPTAEEALADPYFKGLAKKEREPSCQPITKMEFEFERRRVSKEDIRELIFNEILEYHPQLLKNYINGTERTNFMYPSAVDQFKRQFAQLEENGGKLGSMMSSDRKHVSLPRSTVVHSHTISPEQVNMVSIRDRQVAAETCRIPQYIKQLSGNVETTSQVPQSLPIAKSGKVVVSQMQGTKQLFRDAVAPPQPIMPEPYCLERPTGSSTKDQIGAEIVSSIGFDNMRASHFYLQGAAKAAPAGRMPIEASLLPAKATWNGIAVAAAAPAVGAHRKVGTLHFSMSKMH, from the exons ATGCAGAAAGATCCGAGGAAGAAG AATGCACCAGAACTGGACTTCTTTAGTGAATATGGAGATGCCAGTAGATATAATATTCAAGAAGTTATTGGAAAAGGAAGTTATGGAGTGGTTTGTTCAGCAATTGATACTTATACTGGAGGGAGAGTGGCTATCAAGAAGATAAATGGCATCTTTGAGCACATATCTGATGCTGCTAGGATCCTTCGTGAGATCAAGCTTCTCCGACTTCTTAGACATCCAGATATAGTGGAGATCAAGCACATCATGTTGCCTCCATCAAGGAGGAGCTTCAAAgatatttttgttgtttttgaGCTTATGGAATCAGATCTTCATCAAGTTATCAAAGCAAATGATGACCTGACAAGAGAACACTATCAGTTTTTTCTGTATCAGTTGCTCCGTGCACTAAAATATATACATACAG CTAATGTTTACCATCGTGATTTGAAGCCAAAGAACATTTTAGCAAATGCAAACTGCAAACTCAAAATTTGTGATTTTGGTCTGGCTAGAGTTGCATTCCATGACACACCCACAACAATTTTCTGGACG GATTATGTTGCAACCAGATGGTATAGAGCTCCTGAGTTATGTGGTTCATTCTTTTCCAAG TACACCCCTGCTATCGATATTTGGAGCATTGGCTGCATTTTTGCTGAGGTGCTGACCGGGAAGCCACTTTTCCCCGGTAAAAATGTGGTTCATCAATTGGATTTGATGACTGACCTACTGGGAACACCATCGTTAGACACCATTTCTCGG ATTAGGAATGAGAAAGCGAAAAGGTATCTTAGTACCATGAAGAAGAAACAGCCTGTGACATTTGCACACAAGTTTCCTAATGCAGACCCATTGGCACTCAAACTCTTGGAGAGGCTATTGGCTTTTGATCCCAAGGACCGGCCTACCGCCGAAGAG GCATTAGCTGATCCATACTTCAAAGGTCTtgcaaaaaaagaaagagaaccaTCTTGTCAGCCAATTACGAAAATGGAATTTGAGTTTGAGCGACGAAGAGTGTCTAAAGAAGACATACGGGAACTTATTTTCAATGAGATATTGGAGTATCATCCTCAGTTGCTCAAAAACTACATCAATGGAACTGAAAGGACAAATTTCATGTATCCTAG TGCGGTTGATCAATTTAAAAGACAATTTGCTCAACTTGAGGAGAATGGAGGCAAACTAGGATCAATGATGTCCTCGGATAGGAAACATGTTTCGCTCCCTAG GTCTACAGTGGTTCATTCTCACACTATCTCTCCCGAACAAGTTAATATGGTTTCAATAAGAGATCGACAAGTTGCCGCAGAAACTTGCAGAATCCCTCAATACATAAAGCAATTGTCTGGAAATGTGGAGACGACTTCACAAGTTCCTCAAAGTCTTCCAATCG CAAAATCTGGAAAAGTTGTGGTATCTCAAATGCAAGGCACAAAGCAGTTGTTTAGAGATGCTGTGGCTCCTCCGCAACCTATTATGCCTGAACCATACTGTCTAGAAAGACCAACAGGCAGCTCAACGAAAGACCAAATCGGTGCTGAAATTGTTTCTAGTATAGGTTTCGACAACATGAGAGCTTCCCATTTCTATCTTCAAGGAGCAGCCAAGGCTGCTCCAGCCGGAAGAATGCCAATCGAGGCAAGTCTGCTGCCGGCGAAAGCCACCTGGAATGGGATTGCTGTTGCTGCAGCAGCGCCTGCTGTTGGTGCTCATAGGAAGGTTGGGACGTTGCATTTCAGCATGTCAAAGATGCACTAA